The following are encoded together in the Oncorhynchus gorbuscha isolate QuinsamMale2020 ecotype Even-year linkage group LG03, OgorEven_v1.0, whole genome shotgun sequence genome:
- the otud3 gene encoding OTU domain-containing protein 3, with product MSRKQTGKPVRGGNRKSDVERKRDERSARRAIAKDRKNRPQDRDDGEEFVSFSKQLHALGLKLREVPGDGNCLFRALGDQLEGHSRGHLRLRQETVQYMMSHRQDFEPFVEDDVPFAQHLSNLSQPGTFAGNDAIVAFARSQQLKVVIHQLNTPLWEINGSEKLVGRELHIAYRYGDHYDSVRPFGDNSESPAQLRIENLHNSSGQREFGDSQTDRRKAPSPTSSEEDNVILNSLENMGPNCEEENLFQLSVATINAGWLFDSELSAQVCHGQCASGSCSACREAATECSDHKLPPDGGNLHKSKASNKQRKEQQHLVKKKRQEERHRQKVLQSKGTPDQNLSEPVTLVPALNTLSI from the exons ATGTCTCGGAAGCAGACAGGAAAGCCAGTGCGTGGTGGAAACAGGAAGAGTGACGTGGAGCGGAAGCGGGATGAGCGGTCCGCGCGCAGGGCAATCGCAAAGGACCGTAAGAACCGGCCCCAGGACAGGGATGATGGAGAGGAGTTCGTCAGCTTCTCCAAACAGCTCCATGCGCTGGGGCTCAAACTGAGAGAGGTGCCTGGAGATGG TAATTGCCTGTTCCGGGCTCTGGGTGACCAGTTGGAGGGACACTCTCGGGGACACCTGCGTCTGCGCCAAGAGACTGTGCAGTACATGATGTCACACCGGCAGGACTTTGAGCCCTTTGTGGAGGATGATGTGCCCTTCGCACAGCATT TGTCAAACCTTTCCCAGCCTGGCACTTTTGCTGGCAATGATGCCATTGTGGCGTTCGCCCGCAGCCAACAGCTTAAAGTGGTCATTCATCAGCTCAACACCCCACTGTGGGAG ATTAATGGCTCTGAGAAGCTGGTTGGCCGAGAGTTACACATTGCCTATCGCTATGGAGACCATTACGACAGTGTAAGACCATTTGGTGACAACTCTGAGAGCCCTGCTCAGCTGCGTATAGAG AATCTACATAATTCGAGTGGGCAGCGTGAGTttggtgacagccagacagacagacggaaagcCCCCTCGCCCACCTCCTCAGAGGAGGACAATGTGATCCTAAATTCCCTGGAGAACATGGGCCCGAACT GTGAAGAGGAGAATCTGTTTCAGCTGAGTGTCGCCACAATCAACGCTGGGTGGCTGTTCGATTCTGAGCTATCAGCCCAAGTGTGTCACGGCCAGTGTGCCTCGGGATCATGCTCTGCGTGTAGAGAGGCAGCGACAGAATGCAGTGATCACAAACTTCCACCTGATGGAGGCAACCTACACAAATCCAAG gCTTCAAACAAGCAGAGGAAAGAGCAGCAGCACTTGGTGAAGAAAAAGCGACAAGAGGAAAGGCATCGACAGAAGGTTCTTCAGAGCAAAGGAACACCTGACCAGAACCTCTCGGAGCCGGTCACTCTAGTGCCAGCTCTAAATACACTTAGTATATAG